One genomic segment of Erythrolamprus reginae isolate rEryReg1 chromosome 2, rEryReg1.hap1, whole genome shotgun sequence includes these proteins:
- the AMBN gene encoding ameloblastin, with protein MGHLPIMKQWTFVLCLLGTCSALPILPRHAGIPGMGSISLEGMRQLGGPTGPKVLPQYGQTYSYADPFNSMWMHNYLPSHSSFYLIRQRPQHETQQYEYTMPVHPPPLPSQTSTLIQQPGVQEQPHYHYAHFLPTRQVQIQHYDVQPPFHPKQFSPSEGNQPDVQQQLTMDRQTQQLPSLQDYSGTLGQIYPGLFGTQQNTAQEPQQRSMYPNLQYMSYIANKGVPARLGIVSSEEMQGGGFGAPAYRAAGPHGFPMDARFGNMPMNRGQPGDYTVEDDQLGITEQPEVPKGANLGPNPPDRGNNVIPVDINPKVALPNPNNNMLNPAGQSQGQPNAPQATALPPATPDSFIPLDATSTPMPLDSTMFPDSFYSTSAGNEAGQPQVSQSSWYLQEP; from the exons ATGGGCCACCTTCCAATTATGAAACAATGGACATTTGTCTTATGCCTTTTAGGAACATGTTCTGCTTTGCCG ATACTGCCTCGTCATGCTGGGATTCCTGGAATGGGTAGTATAAGCCTTGag GGCATGAGACAGCTGGGTGGACCAACTGGGCCCAAGGTACTCCCTCAG TATGGCCAGACATACAGCTATGCTGATCCATTTAATTCGATGTGGATGCACAATTATCTACCATCACATTCATCATTTTACTTGATACGGCAGAGACCTCAACATGAAACCCAACAG TATGAATATACAATGCCAGTGCACCCTCCTCCATTGCCATCTCAAACATCCACTCTGATCCAACAACCTGGGGTACAAGAGCAACCTCATTACCATTATGCACATTTCCTTCCTACAAGGCAAGTCCAAATACAACATTATGATGTCCAGCCGCCATTTCATCCAAAACAGTTTTCTCCATCAGAAGGAAACCAGCCAGATGTTCAACAACAGCTAACAATGGATAGACAAACTCAACAG TTACCTTCCCTACAAGACTATTCAGGGACATTGGGCCAA aTCTACCCTGGCTTATTTGGAACCCAGCAAAATACAGCCCAAGAGCCACAGCAACGATCT ATGTATCCCAATTTGCAATATATGTCTTACATAGCAAATAAAGGA GTTCCTGCCCGATTAGGAATAGTAAGCTCAGAAGAAATGCAG GGTGGAGGATTTGGTGCACCGGCCTATCGGGCAGCAGGCCCCCATGGCTTTCCCATGGATGCCAGATTTGGAAATATGCCAATGAATAGAGGCCAACCAGGAGATTACACAGTCGAAGATGATCAACTGGGCATTACAGAACAGCCTGAAGTTCCAAAAGGAGCCAACCTAGGGCCCAACCCTCCAGACAGAGGGAACAATGTTATCCCTGTAGATATCAACCCAAAGGTTGCCTTGCCCAATCCCAATAATAATATGTTAAACCCTGCTGGTCAGAGTCAAGGGCAGCCAAATGCGCCTCAAGCCACTGCCTTGCCTCCAGCAACTCCTGATAGCTTCATCCCATTAGACGCAACTAGCACTCCCATGCCTTTGGATTCTACCATGTTTCCTGATTCCTTTTACTCAACCAGTGCAGGAAATGAGGCTGGCCAGCCACAAGTCAGTCAAAGCAGCTGGTATTTGCAAGAGCCTTGA